The window TCTCTTGTTTCAATTGGTAAGTGGCTGCCCAAAAGCATATGAATGATGCCTTAATGTTACAAGTCAACAAGAGTCTTCGATATGGGCCTAATTTGTGGGATTTTTCCTCGTAGGCCAAAGGAAAACCAATCGAACCGATCTCATGCCATCAATTATTGCAATATTTTTTGGTTCGACATGATATTCACTTAATGGATATGCACTACATACCTCCAAACCCATTTTCAAGTGTTATAACAATACCtctcaattaaattaaattaataacatcTTCTAGTTAGGATTTTATGAACATTATTTCCCTGACTTCTTTGGAATATGATAATGATTATAGATACTTGTCCACTCCTAATCGTCACAAAACAGATCAAGGTTACAACAAACATTTCTATGGATATGTTAAATCGGGGTTGGCTGGTCCAAAATGTTGTTTGGAGCCATTTAAATATTactccataatatatataacacacgCACGCCAGGAGTCTGACGGGTTAGATGATGGGTCAACATATTGGAACAGGTgcaatcttttttttatatattttttttggatgATAAATGTGCTCATTCCAATTGCGTGCAATATTATTAAGCATAAGCTATATCTCTAAGTGAAAAACTAGGTATATTTGTGTGCGTGCAAAGTAGACTTTTGGCAACTTTCAACGTGTTCCCCTTTTAGCTAAGATTTTGTTCGATTTGCTTGAAGTGAAACATAACCCATCTTATATAGACTTGTCTCTCTTTGTCAGCCTTTATGGTTAGAAATGTGAGCTCAAAGCagtcttttaaaaatataacaagTATATAGAATTCGGAACACATTTTTAATCTTGATTACGGATCTTTTCAAAATGCCTATCAGTACAACTCAAGTTTTGAATCTctacaaaaaaaattcttgGATACTAATGATACAACATGGGACTTGGACTTCAAATCTAATGAACAAAGACCCCATAGGACCAGCTTATGGAAAATTCAATTTCCAACTGTGCTTCCATATATAGAGGTGTTATGCAAGTCTTGTTTTGGGTTAAGTTTGCAGCTAACTCAAAATTGTGGATTCTGATGTATGAAACTGGTTCCTAAGACTCTCTGGTATTCAAGTAATCTTCCCATCCCACTTTTTCTAGTTTCTCCGTCTTTTCCAATACTGTATCTCTAGCATCTTCTTGGAATTGCGCCATTCTGTATATGCCAATAATGTCAGACATGTATGCGTATCTTTCATTTGACCAATTAACTTCTCAATTGGCCAATTCAGGATACGTTTTAGATTGTTCAAACCAGTAAACTTGTTTAACTTTTATATGTTTAACTTGCATTCATTTGTATGCGTATCTTTCATTTGACCAATTAACTTCTCAATTGGTCAATTCAGATACCTTTTAGATTGTTCAAACCAGTAAACTTGGATTAACATGTCAAAATACTTTAATGCATTGAAACTTACTTAAACAAGATGATTATTGAAATACTATATGATCTTTAAAATCAAATTGGACACTACAAGTATTTATTAGATCACATTTTTTGGAGAAAAATAGTTTTTCTGTACCACGAGATTTCCTAGTTCGACCTCTTATCCACCCATACTTTCCCATCTCTCACATATGTGGGTCTACGTGTGTTTATAtgggggagagagagagagagagaaaaccttGCTTGGAGTGCAATATCCGCAACCCCTAACATTCTGACTGCCAATAACCCTGCATTAGTCGCATTATTTATTGCAACTGTTGCAACAGGAACACCCCGCGGCATCTGCATCACACAACAAAATCTCAGCTGGGGATTCATGGTTCAATATGTGCCCAGAATAATTGAATCTAAGAAAAAAACATCCATATGAACAAATGACAACTTGTGGTGCTTAGATAACCAGAAAGTTCTTTTACAAATGCCAAGATATGTTCAACATATTATCTGATTCTACAACAGCAAAGACTGCAAGTGAAATGTCATTTTGGCTTGCAGATCGAAGCCagtaatgttattttttggctTTTTTGCACGAAATTATGAAGTAGTCAAGGTGAAACTGTGTTGAAGTTCTGAacttaaaaatgtgttgaaGCTAAAGCAAGAATTGGATAAAGAAAAACAGAACAAGTTCTTGTGATTTTTGCAAACATCAATCCCCTCTTGAAGATTTAATATAgagataacaaaaaaaaaaaaatcgaaccAGACGAGAAAGGAAACTCGATATAATTGGTCCTAGGGGTTGATCCGGTTTATGAGGGTCTTGGACCGGGTTTGGGAATACAAATAAAAACTTAGCAGGTTTGGGCCTGGATTTGGGTCTTTGGGGATTACCAACAAAAGAAATTAGCGAGTATGGGCCCGGATTTAGgattacattaaaaaaacttaGCTGGTTTGGGCCCGGGTTTGGTATTAAGTCAAGCTTGTCCAGTTACCCGATAACAGACCCAACCCGATTAACCGCCCTAAAACCCATTtgtaatgtaaaatatatatatatatatatatacacatatatatcatGCATATGGTATTGAATATAGTGAGTGtgagtgaatatatatatatatatatctattctGTGTATATCGTCAAACTAAAAGGAGAGGTTTTGGTAAACAGGAACTTGCCGGGTTGGGTAGCGAGTTTGGTAACCAGTTTTATAATCGGGTTAAGGATAACCTAGACCCGGCCCATTGCCGTCCATACATAGGTGGCAAATTGGGTGAATGGGTCAAATGTGTGCGACTCAAACCAGTAACTTATAAGAAGAGGTTAACTTGGGTTGGGCCGAATTGCGAACATATCTATattcttttgaattttataaatataagatatgCTATAACATAGTACAAAAACCATCCATCCATGATGTAGACAGTTTCATGCATTTGAACAGTCTTCAGATGGCTTTCAACCAATTTGACTTCTTTTGTTTCAAGTAAACTGTTTAACTCAACCCATTTGGCCCAAATATATGGGTGGAAATTGCCACCTAAATTTACATATGTACCTACATACCTGGACGATGGAGAGAAGGGAGTCGAGGCCATCTAATGCAGAAGCACGTACAGGAACTCCAATCACAGGTAAGGGTGTCAGTGCAGCTACCATGCCTATATGCAAGATTAACGGTTACTCATGCTCAATTGCTCATCATCTAAAAATCATATGTTTGGAAATGATAAACGCGAGCATAGGATAAATACCTGGCAAATGGGCTGCACCCCCAGCACCAGCAATAATAATCTGAATGCCTCTTTCACGAGCAGATGTAGCATAAGAAAACATCAGCTCAGGTGTCCGGTGTGCTGACACAATTCTAACCTGCATGATACTGATATTTGAGTCTGATACAATGATAACATTTGATGAAAGCCAACTGTAATGAGGTGAATCATGAACGACAACTGGCAATTGCAGTCCATTAATTATGAACCGGATTGACCACCTCCAAGAAGGCCTAGTCGTTATCATCATTGCATCTTTACAAGAGGTCTCAGTTTTAATTTCACTAGTTAACATATCAGGGATGACCAGGGAAGGGTTCGGAAAGGGTCACATATATCCTGGTTAGACCACATGCATTCAAATCAAAAAGACTCACCCTCCCTGGGTGACCTAAACTAGAAAAACCTCGCCTGTTTACCTGTTTACTTATCAACTAGATTCGCTTAATCGGGAACagataaatgggtcaaaaggacccaaaagtgttgttttACAAtgcaaatataaatatatatatatatatctaagggAGGTAATCAACTTTCCaccaattttaattaatttatcacaATTTACAAAATTTACAGCAGACTGTACAAGTTTGTGATGCAGATATGTGGTATATGAATCAAACTTTGTAAATTTATCACGTCCTATTTCTTAAACATATTTGGCATTAGTTATGTATAAAACTTCTAAACTTTTTCCGAACAAATTATATGGGTCAaggacccatttgacctgtacCAAAAACATGCTTGTCTTGATCTAAACCGCCTATGACCCATCACCCAACTCGCTTAACCTACTGTCGCCACATCTGACTATGTAACCTTAGAGgtaaagaaaataagaaataacCTCAGCAGAGACATCAAACTCATGCAACACTTTGGCAGCTTCTTTCATCACAGGGAGATCTGAGTCAGAACCCATAATAATACCAACACGTGGAGCTACTGTGTCACAAAAATGATTACTCTATGagagaaatataaatatacggTAATAGAGAGTAATAAGACCAACAGATTAAAAGATGTAAGAGTGTTTCAGGGACTAGAGCTAAATGATGATGTGATATCTAATTAAGTAGATTTAGATAATTAGCTGTAAGTTGTTGCAGCTGGCAAGAAACTGATCATCCACAAGAGACCAGTTTATCCAAACATTGATTACTATGACTTCCAAAATGAAAATCTAAACACTTCCTTACTTGTATGTTACTTTCAAATTAACAGATCTGCCTTttggaagttttcaaaaaatGCACTCCATTTCTTCTAAAATCCATCCCATGTGTTTTTCAAAATACAAACATATTTCTGTTATTATACTAAATACATAGCCCATGGAAGACATACCTGGAATCTCCTCAGAACTTTCTCCTTTCAGAAATGATTTCACGCGTGCTTCGACGACACCCATTGAAGGGCCAACAACAGTGATGTGCCCCATCTTCCTTTGCTTTCGCATATCTGCAGTGTCATAAATTACTTTCCAGTAACTGGACAACGGTATCAGACTGGAGATATAGGTGCCTACCTACCTGGCTTATCATACCAATGAATGGTGGCCCCTGGAGTACACAATGCCCTTCTGATAATTTGATGTGCCATAATGAAACCTGCCTCTCCCTGTGCAAGTCATAAGAACTAGCCTTGTCATAATGCTTATCATGATGACAACACACACAGAACTAGAACcagattatattacaaaatgaaataatttactgATTGCAATAGtaaattataaactaaaaccTAAAGTCCATGTTGCAAACTATACTCATCTCCAACTTTGTCCAAACTATCACAAACGCTAACCAATTGGCGCCTTCTtgatttcttttctttgaagaCTTCATGCAAAGAGTTACATTTACTTTTTCCTATAGCCTTCGTTTATAAATTACAAAATGTGGACTTTACAGAAAGAAAAATCAGTGTTTACTCTTAATTATATTCCATCCCATACCCGAACAGCTTCGTAATCAGTAATCCAGGATGCAGTCAAGAGCATGTACCCCTTTCACTCCCACTGTATTGACTACACTAGTAGAGGTCATAAAATGAACGGCCAGGAATGTTGAGCCAATTCACAAACACTTGTTTGCCTTTTCTAGTTTCCTTGAATTTCATAAATACTTAATGTGTTAAATATGCCCAATAAAGCTATATACAACAATATCTAATTACTTTAATACATAGATCTAGATA is drawn from Erigeron canadensis isolate Cc75 chromosome 9, C_canadensis_v1, whole genome shotgun sequence and contains these coding sequences:
- the LOC122581774 gene encoding N5-carboxyaminoimidazole ribonucleotide mutase isoform X3, with product MRERQVSLWHIKLSEGHCVLQGPPFIGMISQVDMRKQRKMGHITVVGPSMGVVEARVKSFLKGESSEEIPVAPRVGIIMGSDSDLPVMKEAAKVLHEFDVSAEVRIVSAHRTPELMFSYATSARERGIQIIIAGAGGAAHLPGMVAALTPLPVIGVPVRASALDGLDSLLSIVQMPRGVPVATVAINNATNAGLLAVRMLGVADIALQARMAQFQEDARDTVLEKTEKLEKVGWEDYLNTRES